Sequence from the Ascaphus truei isolate aAscTru1 chromosome 3, aAscTru1.hap1, whole genome shotgun sequence genome:
TTCCAGTGTCTGGCACTGAGATTTACAAATTCTTTTCTGGGAGACAGCAGAACGGTGACACATTTTTCAGTTGCAGATCAGGGCGTCtcccaaataaataaacagagtTAGTCAGTATGATCACAGATACAGCAGTGTTCGTCACATTGAAAAACAAAACTGATCAACACATTTCTTACGTCTGATGTTGTAATCCTTATGCAGACAAGGAGTTGATAATTAAAATATTTGAGGGCACGAAGTAGGGGATGTCCAGAGGTCCAATATATGATTACGACTCGAATTTTGTCAAAAACCCCGCCAAGAATGTTCTGTGGATCCCTAACGAAAAGACACTAGTATCATGTagacatttaaaagaaaaaatacgTAAAGCGCACaatttgtatacatatataaatactagTGGTATGGCACATAGTGAGTCAAACTGACCAAATGCaatactttaaagctgcagttcagtctttttttttttttttacatttatttttttacttcaatagtttcatgtgtgcaatctctaattagctaaagaacaggttaacacagatacccagcaagctcaaactcccacaaccaccacaaagtgaatatatatttatgtcaaccagagagctactgagcgtggcaattgtatataacaagagacagggggtgcccaatgctgcatccaattgacaaaacatataaagtaaaatacttcaataataataattggttatttagttaaccctttggccaaaggcgtcataagcctgcataccaacgtcaaggtataaccaaaataatgcaggtcctacactacactgtgaaacctttccttttacctctgtgagaggggaaaaaaccataatgggtcttgttcctgcagcaagtgaaatgaccttccaagttaaaagggtgaaggaggaggagtgagctctggggggaggtgccacagcctccaaagagacataggttaacacagatacccagcaagctcaaactcccacaaccaccacaaagtgaatatactgcaccgacacactttattcgagcaaatacccagtatgtacctggcagatacctggaatgcgccgctcctcacctctgacaagccccgttgcgtttgccttcccagcctgggttcatgcctggctgatgggcggctgatctgttaaatgataatgattaggatttaataggctgcaatgcttcgcgtgtctaccagatggcataaattcatgaattgtaatgcagtatatatatatatactgtgcagtattgcagccagcgggaataaaatgcttcaatccctgcctgaaaatacctcaatgcactcgggcagaaaacagtcacaaacctcaatacacccgggtatacccgaattcgtgggactagccgagctcgaataaagtgtgtcgccagtgtatatttatggatgcagcattgggcaccccctgtctctagctaaagaacagtatagctgcagctcaattcgttttccatgtattgatacagtaggtcgaaatttggtgacatatttaaagctgggatttgtttataatctgcttgactggcagtggaagctcatgaatattcatgagcattcctgcactgacaagtgctagagggagggcagggctgacaaaggggtgtgtgccagggcttgtgacaggacatgaaggggcagtgccttagcaaatggctgttaaaatagaatacaagaaaattggtctttcaaagttgtttttttaaaaatagaaaatgctaaaagtattttttcttactacagaactgatttattaaaaaaaacacacatgcaggatattgactgaactgcagctttaagtgtaaGGGAAGAAAAATGTGCACTActaggccaaaaaaaaaaaagggcaaacAGGTGAAGCATGTGGACATGACTTATAAACAAGGAATAAATATAGCAGGTAACCTCCCGGTGTAAAAAGGGAGGGTCACACTAAATACGGCGGAGGGTTTAGTTACATTCGCCTGCATTTTTCCATGCTAAATTCAAGGTCCAATATTTGATCATGAATCAAATTTTGTCAAAAACAGAGCCCGATAATGTTCTGTGGATCACTAACGAAAAGAGACTAGTATCATGTATTATAttcaattttttattattattttttttgggggggggggatttgttaAATCTATGCCGTTTATACTttgatgtatttatttgaataagttccgataaaaaaaacattatattttatataaaacATGGTACAATGATGTTATGGAAATCAATGTAAATGGTATAGTGATGTTTTGAAACTATGATTTTGTTTCTGTTACGtttttgtttataatttgttCTAATTAGAAAATACGAAAATGCAATCCAAAAAAAATTTGACaagtaaataaatgtaaaaaaaacccaTCTGATATTGCAACAGGCGGGCAGGATATTTAATTACGCTTAATGGCGctataaaataaagacatacctACACATATACAATTACCTATTAACTGAATACTACAAAACTAGAAACATAGCTGTTATTCATTATGCTGCAAGAGTGTCCCATTTGGCATCATTGCGCCTATAACACGCATGCActactttactaacacacaaaaGAGGTTATTCTGAGCTCAAGGGGTGGCTTCAATGACTCAGTGGCTCTGTGAGTCAAGACACTGAATCTAAAAACAATGATGCTGAGttggaagcaggggagcctggttcagatCCCGGCATCAGcattgtgtgaccttgggcaagtcactttatctccctgtgcctcaggcatcaatgaatagattgtaagctctgaggCAGGAACTCGTGCCTGCAAAAAAACACATCTAATACATCTATGTACAGCCctgtgtacactgtcagcgctGTGCAAGAAAAAAGACTTATTACGCTGTAATAGTGCCGATTGGGGGACAgttgcatggaaactcccattcaagtaaatgggagCGTCTGTGCGGTAGGATCCCGTTCGGCACTCTCGCAATTCAATTAATAAGCCCTAAAAACTCTCACCTATACTCCGGCTCCTCAAACATGTACTGCCCCTTTAACAAGCATACACTACCTCCAGAAAAGGCTTACAacctacccccccacacacttgcaccataaggcctgggacatagtggttgtatccgggcggaggcgcgctgagacaccgctttccctggccttacacagcgcgccgtccgtgggcgggtctgggggtgggccagtgtcgtcacgaagctggttcgccctcattgggcgaaccgctcacgtgaccggccctgcgctccggcgagcgccacatctgaagactcggtgagacacacacttccgcaagcgtgcagaagcgtgcgcgagcccctgctaaagccactctcattgcggctgcaggggctcagtgccgagcagcagcacgggtcaacgcataagcgctgaccatgcccgaggcctgaggcctcgtccagggttcttgattgctggcggaggcgcgctgaggctgagggaaagcgggtgcttttcctggccttagacagcgcgccgtccgggggcgtgtcggtgggcgggccagtgacgtcacagagctggttcgccctcattgggcgaaccgctcacgtgaccggccctgcgctccggcaagcgcttgatttttaACATTCCCTAagcttctgcgcgcttgcggaagcgtaggcgagcccctactaaagccgctctcattgcggctgtaggggctcacaggtaagtacaAGCGTGCCTCAGCTTTACCAAAAACAGTGGTGCTCAGCTCCACctcaagacccccctccccccccccacaactggtcaggttttaaggatataaggactcctcttccttaatgttacttttatgtctgaagcacttattcccacgacctgttatttatattatatgttatttatttgattaccccatgtattactactgtgaagcgctatgtacattaatggcgctatataaataaagacatacaatacacgtATTAGCTTTTTAAGACCGACACGTACACTGTTCCTCTACACACACCCTGCCTCCAAAACAGCCATGCACTAGCTCTATATTATATACACTCTGCCCCCCATACTTACACTGTTCATAGCTTTCTTACGCATGATGACCAAGTGCAAATTAAACTACATTAAACTTAACGTCAAAGCAAGTTTGCGTTTCTTTTCTATGACAGCCGTTTTGGTGGGAGCCCCCTGCTCTCACCAAAGAGTGATTTGCAAAGTGACTTTACAGAGCTGTTCAGGTGGGCGTTACTTGGCACAAGATTACAATAGGAAGCGTGAAGGTTTGTACCTGCGACGAACACTGTTTTTCTCTATTGTGGATCACATTTAGTCTGCCAGGTCGGAGGTGACATTAAGAGATCAGAAACATGATTAGCAGCTTTCTGACATACAGACTGACACAAGACAAAATGATTGCACTGCATTAATACATCTTCATGTTCCCATAATGCCACACCCTGACACTTAAAATAACATAACTACCTGCTTTATGTCACAGCGCCTTACTCCCTCTTACTACATTCATCATGACTCACTACACATGTATTTCTCGTGCACAAACAGCTGAAGGATTACCctcaacatactgtactgtacaactaAACTTCACATCAAGAATACTGTGACAGCAACATGCAGCAGAACAGGCATTTGGAGGCCTatttttcagcatttgcgtgAAAATGGAAGAACTGTTTTGTTTTTCAGCCCGGAAAGTTGAATGCGAGCATAGACCTGTGAAGAGATACGCACCTTTAATATATACCAGTATAATATATGAGTCAAATAATTCATACCTCCTACCCGAACTCAtaatattgttccatataactactccctaAATTGTTTGGTAACGCAAACCGACCAAAATGAGTGGGTGAGAACCTTACTCAGTGGCATTGCTCATTGTCATTTTAATCGACGCCTACTCGTGGCGTTTGATTAATGGGACCCAAATCTGTCATTTCACAAGTCTTCCTTGTGCAATTATTGCTTTTATTTTTCTCGGTTCCTTCAATGACCTACACacagggccgttttaagaccttcgtaggccctaggcacttctatttctagaggcctgtgtgtccgatatttttactcatttttatgctaatttcatcgtttgcttgtttctttcgatactagcgatatttggcatcgatacttttgtttcgatatttaaaggtatcgatacttcgaaggcattttaaattaaaatttgctgctttctcttattttgtgattttttttttgtttaggtattttttcaagtgaaatattgtaggccctaaaaggttcgtaggccctaggAACTCTGCCTAGTCGGCCTtatgtataaagcggccctgacTACACAGAGTGAAAAGCCCCGGAACAGTTTTCATGTAGAAATTAACTTTTGTTTTGAACGTGTAATCATCCGGTAGTTTTTAGAAAAATATTGATGTTAAATTATAATATTTGTGGGGCCTGTTAAACACAGCCACCACTAGACCTCAGTGCAAATCAGTCAACTTGAAGGTGAGATTCCAGTCTGATGGTGTTCAAGCTCTCAGTTGGGTGGGTAAGCCAATAAACTGTGTGTGAATGAGAaaagcagaggattctgggaaaggaaCCTATTTGTTAGTCAGAATAGTTTGAGATTTCTTTAGagaaggggtgctcaactccagtcctcaaggtccccccccccccccccccccaccactatgttaggttttccggatatccctgcttcagcacaggtggctcaattggtcccTGCTTCAGATTGAGcgaccagtgctgaagctgggatatcttgaaaacctggcctgttggggggggggggggaggggtcttgagtactggagttgagcacccctgctttagataaTTTTTAGGGTAGCACTTGTAATTGGCCTCTCTTTTACGTGACGTGTTTGACGCGACGTTGATTTTGGGTGAAATTGCACCCTTAATGAGCTTTTGGCTGACACAAGAAGCATGTTGTTATCTATATTCTGTAGAATGAagttattaaaaatattttaaagcaGCGATACCCACCCCTCTTCCTGATAAAAAATAAGTTTAGTAGCATTACCTGATTCCGTAGGTTTCCAGGTGCACGAGCCTCCTCTCACCCCCGGCTCGCCCTACTAACTGCTGCACAATGCACATTCAAGAAGTGTTTCTTTACTAATTTGGAGTCACACTCACCGAATTTAAGTGTCAATGGTCTCGAAGACTTTAGCAGTCTCACCAATGCAAAAATCTGCACTTTTAAAACGAATATGACATTTTTATGTGTCGGACCCTCAAAATATAATTGATTTCAGTGCTTGGATGTTGACATCTTTCTCATTCACACACCATCACTCAGTGCCCCTCTCACAGACACatttcccatacacacacacacacagaaaactaTTGACTCTTAGGGGGGTATTCTCATAGCTGCTAGAAGTGCATAAACGCACGGAAAGAGCCCGTTAACTGAAAAAGGCTAAACCACGTCAAGTAGCTCAGAGATTTTGTATCAATAGTTGCGGAATTGCATTATTACAAGTCACACAACCTATTTCAAGTCTGATGAGCACTTAATTAATATGCCTAATTAACTATTCTATTGTCATTTCTGCCCTTCTACCCTACTATCTAACTCATGATGTACATTGCTGCAAACATTTATATCcctatttaaacacacacacacacgccattaTATGTGCATACTGTTTTTAACAAAACTAGGAAGCACTTCGGTTGTTTCGAAATAGTCCCCCGTCCCCCCAAACCCCGCAGAATATAATACAAACTCAATGTATTTTCTGAAATATTTATTTCATACGTTATTTACAGTctttacattattattttttcacaagCCCTTTAAGGTGATATTGGTGACGTTATGTTAATTCCACTTCAAAACAAAACAGTACACGTTACGCGGATGGGCTGTGTAACCACGCAAAATGGGCCATTGTAATAGACGCCATGTAAGCGATCCAATTTATGTAACAGAATACAGCAAGTTGTCAAATTTGAATTCCGCTTTTTATGACCATGTCAAACCGCGCGATTTGACAGGGATATCCCCCTTAATTCCCTTCCGTCCTCCCACTCTTCGtccctgtacacacacagagcccaacACATGCTTAAAAACTTTAAGGTCCAGGCAGATTAACAGTTACATTTTTATTGTACAAaataacagatttttttttaaaaaaaaattctgaatagcataaaatatatgataaaaaaaaagactCTTACAAAAATAGAAGAGACTTAAACAATAAACACATTCTTGGCTCTTCTTGTTGACACATGTTGCAGAACATAGGAGGCATGCCTTATTCTGGGTGTGCCCAAAGTTGTATCAGGTTTGAGCCAGTGGAAAGTAGTTTGCAATTATCACCTTCAAAAACCTGCCGGTCTCTAGCAAGGGAGGGGTCAAGGGAGTGCTGTTTTTCAGATTAGGTAGGGGAAGGCGGGGGGAAGGGTGGCATAGGGAACACCCTGCAGCTCTTTGGCTTGGGAAAATGTTAAAAGCAGCCTTTGGGTCTCCATGAGGGGAGTAGTTAATTGAGAAATTGCCTGCAAGTCTCACACAGGTTAGCAGTTACAGGAATGCAGACCTGCAAGTCTTTTTCAGACAATATGTGGACAGagagattggagggggggggggggggtgcgagagaGTTATAACTGGTGGAATGTAATGAGGAGAATCTTAAAAtgggatacatatatacatatacagaaagAACACATACTAGGATATATACAGTGATACATAGACCAGTAACATGAGATATGGGGGGGTTATTTTATTACACTACGATAGTGCTGATCAGGACAGTCAAAGGGTGTTTCCCTGCGAAAGTGCCCAGATTGGTACAGTACTatggcagtttaatgaataacccctatcGTTTTACTTCTACCTCTGCCTGCTAAACTAACTAAAAAATCTGGTATGGGAAATTAGGCATTTTTTCCTGTGCGTGTCACATTTATTTAAGCAGAAATCAAAAGGAGAATACTGATATTGTAAGCTCTCTCATCAccgcaccccttctctctcttagtAATGGCAAATCATTGGTATACTGTAGATTACAGTAAATAGATATACTTTCCCaggttcccacccccccccccccccagagcttgTCTCTTTGTGCTTGCTCTTTCCCCGctgaccctctctcttccccccagagCTTGTCTCTTTGTGCTTGTTCTTTCCCCGctgaccctctctcttccccttactTTGACCTCTAGTTTATTTTTTCAGCACCCGGAGCCCTCGCTTGAATTGATTGGCTGTTCTGCAGCGTTGCAATATGACCACAAGGAGTCAGCAGTACACATCATGACTTGTACACCTGCAGACATGTCCCTATCAGCCTGCACCTGTCTAACCAAAACTCACTAGGCATCATCCCCTTGTTTTGTGGGTTGTTGCAGAGTATGCAGCACCTGGTATCAGAGAGAttttacaccccccccctgcccccacctTACCCCCCCACTGTTCTTCAATTCTCCCAACCCAAAATCCCAGCCACTCTGTTCACACCCCAGTCTCTGCATAGTGACAGCATCCTCTGCTGGGTGGGGTTGTTAATTCCCTCTCTTGTTCGGGCTTGTACATTGAAGCTGCCTCTGCCAGAGGATGGGTACAGTTAAGAGTTGTGACAGATCCTTCAGGGTGTCTCTCCAGTCTTCAAAGGTGTGGTACAGACGCTTCGCAGGAGGTGCCAAAACGTATATCAATGTCACAAGGATGGAGAAAAAAAGGAATGCTCAGGTGTTCAAGGGTCCTGTgtcccttggtggctgtttagatGGGGGAAGGTAGGTGCACGCAACAGTCAGTGTCCTTTTGTGGCTGTTCAGACGTAGTTACTGGCCGGTACTGAGCGTGCCGCTGTGTACTTGGCAGAATAGGCTTTTTGCTCTTTTGGTGGGCAGTTGCAGCACAGCAGGGCTCCGCCAAGAATCAGCAGAGCGGCGGCAGCCCACCCTATGTACAGCGAAGCCCCCAGCTCTCTCTTCTGCGCCTCCACCACCAGCGGATTGTAGAAGTCCCGGATGATGTTGTTGGCAGACCAGCACACTGGGACCAGGGTGAGGACGCCGGCCACAATAAAGACGATGCCGGCCACGATCATGATTTTGGATTTTGAAGATTCGTTCTCCACGCAGTTGGTGCACTTGCCTCCAATGATGGCCATCATGACTCCCAACAGGGCCACAAGGATAGCGATGATCAAAAGGGCTCGAGCTGCTTGCAGATCCTGGGCAAGAGCCAGCATAGAGTCGTAGACCTTGCACTGCATCTGCCCCGTACTCTGCACCACACAGTTCATCCACAGACCTTCCCAGATGATCTGGGCCACCACAATGTTATTACCGATGAAGGCAGTCACCCTCCACATGGGAAGGGCACAGCAAACTAAGGTGCCCAGCCAGCCGATGAGGGACAATGCAATGCCCAGAACCTGAAGCCCCATAGAAGCCATTCTGCTGTTGTTGCTGTGCGAAGTTAGGAGAAAGCTTCTCTCTGTTGTCTCAGGGATGTAACTGTGAAGCTGAAACATATGTAAGGCAGATATATGTCTCTGCTCTCTGGGAGGAGTCTCCCAGCACTGATCCGGTTCTTCTGCCCATAGAAACTCACCAGGAGCCATAAAACCAGTTGAGTGGGATTCCCTGTTTTGACATAATAAAAGGTGGTTTCAtccacccacctcctcccccctctcctactcatctccaGCAATGCAGTGACTCGATTGCATGTCACATGAGCAAAAGTAAGAAATTCCCCAAGATACCATATCTGCCTTACACTTACAGTATCTGTTGCAGGCACACCGAAAACAGGAAGCCTGGGAGCAAAGTGTCTGTATATGAcagaaagtgtgtgtggggggggatgggggctaTTGTGATATGCTAGAGTGATACCGCTGAAAATCTGAAACTACTACCTCATCTTTCTCTCCCTCATGATGACACAcaacacagtaataataatgattACCCCTATACAACCCCAAAACTCCTCGTTTTAGAAGCCCCAACACAAAGACCCCCTACCATGTGTGGGATGCTGTTTCAGTCCCAGCTTTCCTCTAACCATTGGAAATGATCACCACAATAGACTTTAGCTGCAGTGTTTTATACACTGGCATTTAGAGGGCACCAGAAGTAATTACTTGGAGAAAACTGCAGTCCAATGAGATTTAGAGTCGGAAATatttaggctgcgattatagtggtGCCGCGCGACGCAGGAACAAACTAATGGAGACCAATGAAGGCGTACGTAGTGCGTGCGACCAAGCGCTACGGAGCGACAGATTACAGAGGAGATAAAATTGTTTTTGCCGTGCgacagccgcgtcacgtgagcagttcagccaatgagggcgaaccgctcacttgaCGTCACTGCCACGCCTCCTGTCTGGTTTGTTCCGCGTGACATCACGCGCTCGGTCGCTTgggcactataatcgcagccttagccTTCGTCCAGGGTTGAAACAgtggcgctccagcgctgcgccctgctcggccgggcgattcctgGCCGGCTAGATGCGTGCGCTTCTGGGGGCGCGGCCGCGACGTCATGGAgctggcgaaccgctcacgtgacgcgcttgcgagcagcaaaatcaattttgcttgcccGGCAAGCGGCTGAGCACCGAGCAGGTGCAcccgcccgctcacgcaggccacgtgcattgtcgcaacgggtccagcgtgagcgcgcgcgcccgctcagcaccactctggacgaggccttagacagCTGGAAGCTTGTTATTGATACTTTCTTTTTAATGCAGCTTGTCTCTTTTTTACCCTTACTTGCAAGATGATATACCCCTCTGGCAGGAGAAGGGGGCAAGGGACAGAATAGTTGTActgccactgtactgtatatagcagcATGCTATTTAAATGTAAGGAGGAGTTGCAAGTTAGATTCCTGAGTTGATGAGTGAAAGATTCAGTACACATCGAATACAGCTTGTGAGAGGAGCACGTTAAATAAATACTCATACAATTGAGAACTCAGGGTCCCCTTAGTGGAATGGTTGATATAACATATTGAAGTGAATGGGCTGAGCAATAGTGCTTTATACCTTCTGCTAGTTCATATATGAAGCcccctattttttttttcctctttcaaTTTCTTCATGGGGATCAGCCGTGGCTCTCATTCAATATGCTGTAAAAAAGCTTCTTCCCAGTGCAAGAGAAGAACTCAgctccattaaaaaaaatatggacTGAAACCTTCTACAGGATGGGGGACGACGGCTTTACAGCATGTTTAATAGGGAGCAGTGAGAGAAAGTGGCTCCTCTATGGAGTATGCAGCTagccaggggtctgcaacctttcaaagaagaagagccattttattaaagaataaaaataaatctttgtccaaaatattccgagGGCTgcgacacatgcatgaatattacacccccacaaacacatacatatactgtacacacactaatacagtaGGTCTATAccgtataagcattaacatacgacaaacttactttaatcagaattaggggaaagaaaaaatatgtgggggaacaaaatgcatctcacaataataagtccccttatttagttttttttttaattgttttttttttgtgcaaaaaCCATTtgtcatttacaatacatacatacactacccccccccaatacacccacactacccccaatacatgcacacactacctCCCCGAAATACTTGCACACACTACCCCCTCAATACagacttacactaccccccaaaatacacacactactacccacaccccaaatacacacacactaataccccccccccaaatacacacacactgatac
This genomic interval carries:
- the CLDN4 gene encoding claudin-4 produces the protein MFQLHSYIPETTERSFLLTSHSNNSRMASMGLQVLGIALSLIGWLGTLVCCALPMWRVTAFIGNNIVVAQIIWEGLWMNCVVQSTGQMQCKVYDSMLALAQDLQAARALLIIAILVALLGVMMAIIGGKCTNCVENESSKSKIMIVAGIVFIVAGVLTLVPVCWSANNIIRDFYNPLVVEAQKRELGASLYIGWAAAALLILGGALLCCNCPPKEQKAYSAKYTAARSVPASNYV